In Rosa chinensis cultivar Old Blush chromosome 1, RchiOBHm-V2, whole genome shotgun sequence, a genomic segment contains:
- the LOC112181905 gene encoding uncharacterized protein LOC112181905 isoform X2, with protein sequence MECGETSMPEIIKEAKEADLHESLAGKFPVAFAKPMSDFEGRAESELYRDLLYSLQEVGCQMRLLGISSVPEANKNRTHGSKGEELKGTGYTLAQILIDIVRFASKVGFHIDLDSIDSRDRKMLKDETKAGVMEWEPMGSDLLNDQVEKKQPGMIKWVDLGDSTEESEDEESEDQETKDEDLNLAVENCSDGEQFLKLCQIKTNDAGVSYVRMGDYVYVKKEENSEDGYSEEEGEGCPVCFDLDHNNNNCPWLVNVPPGKTVGRLYDIQCKGCDKLGLACCSKGVRAVLRRCGRCFDFGHWGDDCPSYKYMPLSAFPNYP encoded by the exons ATGGAATGCGGCGAAACCTCGATGCCGGAAATTATCAAGGAAGCCAAGGAGGCGGATCTTCATG AATCACTAGCTGGGAAATTCCCTGTTGCTTTTGCCAAACCAATGAGTGATTTCGAAGGTCGAGcagaatctgaattgtataGGGATTTGCTGTACT CTTTGCAAGAGGTTGGGTGCCAGATGAGGCTGCTGGGCATTAGCAGTGTTCCTGAAGCCAACAAGAACAGGACTCATG GTAGCAAGGGGGAAGAATTAAAGGGTACTGGTTATACTTTGGCCCAAATTCTGATAG ACATCGTACGTTTCGCATCAAAAGTGGGTTTTCATATTGATTTGGATTCCATCGATTCCCGTGATCGGAAGATGCTGAAAGATGAGACCAAGGCTGGTG TTATGGAATGGGAACCTATGGGATCGGATCTCTTGAATGATCAAGTTGAGAAGAAGCAGCCGGGAATGATCAAATGGGTGGATCTGGGGGACAGCACTGAAG AATCGGAGGACGAAGAATCTGAGGACCAGGAAACCAAGGATGAGGATCTGAATCTGGCTGTTGAGAACTGCTCTGATg GTGAACAATTTTTAAAACTTTGTCAGATCAAAACAAATGATGCTGGAGTGTCTTATGTCCGTATGGGCGACTATGTGTAtgtgaaaaaggaagaaaacagTGAAGATGGATatagtgaagaagaaggagaaggttgTCCCGTTTGTTTTGACCTGGATCACAATAACAATAACTGCCCATGGCTAGTTAATGTTCCACCAGGTAAAACAGTTGGGCGTCTCTATGACATACAATGCAAGGGTTGTGATAAGCTGGGACTTGCATGCTGTTCTAAGGGAGTACGTGCTGTTCTCAGGAGGTGTGGTCgttgttttgattttggtcACTGGGGGGACGACTGCCCCAGCTATAAGTATATGCCCCTTTCGGCCTTCCCAAATTATCCATGA
- the LOC112181905 gene encoding uncharacterized protein LOC112181905 isoform X1: protein MECGETSMPEIIKEAKEADLHESLAGKFPVAFAKPMSDFEGRAESELYRDLLYSLQEVGCQMRLLGISSVPEANKNRTHAGSKGEELKGTGYTLAQILIDIVRFASKVGFHIDLDSIDSRDRKMLKDETKAGVMEWEPMGSDLLNDQVEKKQPGMIKWVDLGDSTEESEDEESEDQETKDEDLNLAVENCSDGEQFLKLCQIKTNDAGVSYVRMGDYVYVKKEENSEDGYSEEEGEGCPVCFDLDHNNNNCPWLVNVPPGKTVGRLYDIQCKGCDKLGLACCSKGVRAVLRRCGRCFDFGHWGDDCPSYKYMPLSAFPNYP, encoded by the exons ATGGAATGCGGCGAAACCTCGATGCCGGAAATTATCAAGGAAGCCAAGGAGGCGGATCTTCATG AATCACTAGCTGGGAAATTCCCTGTTGCTTTTGCCAAACCAATGAGTGATTTCGAAGGTCGAGcagaatctgaattgtataGGGATTTGCTGTACT CTTTGCAAGAGGTTGGGTGCCAGATGAGGCTGCTGGGCATTAGCAGTGTTCCTGAAGCCAACAAGAACAGGACTCATG CAGGTAGCAAGGGGGAAGAATTAAAGGGTACTGGTTATACTTTGGCCCAAATTCTGATAG ACATCGTACGTTTCGCATCAAAAGTGGGTTTTCATATTGATTTGGATTCCATCGATTCCCGTGATCGGAAGATGCTGAAAGATGAGACCAAGGCTGGTG TTATGGAATGGGAACCTATGGGATCGGATCTCTTGAATGATCAAGTTGAGAAGAAGCAGCCGGGAATGATCAAATGGGTGGATCTGGGGGACAGCACTGAAG AATCGGAGGACGAAGAATCTGAGGACCAGGAAACCAAGGATGAGGATCTGAATCTGGCTGTTGAGAACTGCTCTGATg GTGAACAATTTTTAAAACTTTGTCAGATCAAAACAAATGATGCTGGAGTGTCTTATGTCCGTATGGGCGACTATGTGTAtgtgaaaaaggaagaaaacagTGAAGATGGATatagtgaagaagaaggagaaggttgTCCCGTTTGTTTTGACCTGGATCACAATAACAATAACTGCCCATGGCTAGTTAATGTTCCACCAGGTAAAACAGTTGGGCGTCTCTATGACATACAATGCAAGGGTTGTGATAAGCTGGGACTTGCATGCTGTTCTAAGGGAGTACGTGCTGTTCTCAGGAGGTGTGGTCgttgttttgattttggtcACTGGGGGGACGACTGCCCCAGCTATAAGTATATGCCCCTTTCGGCCTTCCCAAATTATCCATGA